The proteins below come from a single Bombus fervidus isolate BK054 chromosome 15, iyBomFerv1, whole genome shotgun sequence genomic window:
- the LOC139995218 gene encoding BBSome complex member BBS7 isoform X5 codes for MTLPLSRTDYAAVGVTSKGTTKVFPATEHRQTQKFAVADHDGVLHVYGIKKGELQVSFKSLPGPRINKLVLGGTGHDKIYIAQGNTVKGYTKKGKLFLEFDTNLIDPISALYVLGPNLAACARDLYHRYHDCKDADSYLAGETLYDIVLLPTDGNFMFAILACGDCAIRVLHGTKTPAILRLPSVPTVLSLYRFLSFLNYFYITLFIFPKCLSSIFYREGDLESKERVLVGTIDGKVGLLILHGNKTLRITWLLNMTGSEVTSLDTYELQDGLDILIGRQDGTVEVYTFPEEDMLPFLRYRYNAKESISSVVGGIIGAAGYPEVLVTTYSGRIFGLTTKPPGLLEADQNDGLTKLKAEIEQLQEKLKEEKEAASFSVDPLAPLILSVNHRMILNREDASYSLSIELDTPIDNILIQSDTPIELLDVESNSAVVSLSTCNPREGNFVLATYRCQVNTNHLEMRLRTIEGQPGTLQIYVTSQMHAWLSFALSDVPERPHLEEGEATLTYVSSFIGTLLKCKYKKGSAIFLGENISSIIILRDILTREATKRKIKLDVFCDVSDGSISRVLELIFPQLNAAHDLITKVKILNALEEWELKENPKENLCSEYQELIQKESEIKSQMAKDNEILERLHAVITDLYVDWERAKRSRRIGSKDVAEKLSAALKSRELVQVLQAFIDTSNTLPPSSSYKD; via the exons ATGACTCTGCCATTGTCAAGGACAGACTATGCAGCTGTAGGTGTCACATCTAAGGGAACCACCAAGGTCTTCCCTGCCACAGAACACAGGCAAACTCAAAAATTTGCTGTTGCTGACCATGATGGCGTACTTCATGTCTATg gtATAAAGAAAGGAGAGCTACAAGTTTCATTTAAGTCCTTACCAGGACCAAGGATTAACAAATTAGTTCTTGGGGGTACTGGACATGATAAGATTTACATTGCACAAGGAAACACAGTGAAAGGGTACACCAAGAAAGGAAAATTGTTCTTGGAATTTGATACAAACCTTATAGATCCTATTTCAGCACT ATATGTGCTGGGTCCAAATTTGGCAGCATGTGCAAGAGATCTTTATCATAGATACCACGATTGTAAAGATGCTGATTCCTATTTAGCTGGTGAAACTTTATATGACATTGTCCTCCTACCTACCGATGGCAATTTCATGTTTGCTATACTAGCTTGTGGAGATTGTGCT ATACGAGTCCTTCATGGCACCAAAACCCCAGCAATCCTCAGACTTCCAAGTGTGCCCACAGTATTATCTCTCTATAGGTTTCTAAGTTTTctaaactatttttatattactttgttTATATTTCCCAAGTGTCTTTCAAGTATTTTTTATAGGGAAGGTGACCTTGAATCTAAAGAACGTGTTCTGGTTGGAACTATAGATGGCAAAGTGGGTTTGCTGATCCTTCACGGTAACAAAACACTGAGGATCACTTGGCTTTTGAATATGACAGGCTCAGAAGTCACTTCTTTAGATACTTATGAACTACAAGATGGTCTAGATATACTTATTGGCAGACAGGACGGTACCGTTGAAGTATATACTTTTCCTGAAGAAGATATGTTGCCATTTCTGCGCTATcgttat aatGCCAAGGAAAGCATCAGTTCAGTGGTAGGAGGAATAATTGGTGCAGCAGGATATCCTGAAGTATTAGTCACCACATATTCAGGACGAATATTTGGCTTGACTACTAAGCCTCCTGGACTACTAGAAGCTGATCAGAATGATGGTTTGACCAAGTTAAAGGCAGAGATAGAGCAATTACAGGAAAAGCTTAAGGAGGAAAAAGAAGCAGCTAGTTTTTCAGTTGATCCTTTAGCACCATTGATTCTATCTGTAAATCATAG AATGATTTTAAACAGAGAAGATGCATCATATTCCCTTTCCATAGAACTTGATACACCTATTGATAACATTTTGATACAATCAGATACTCCAATTGAATTATTGGATGTGGAAAGTAACAGTGCAGTAGTTAGTCTGTCTACTTGTAATCCTAGAGAAGGCAATTTTGTTCTTGCTACCTATCGTTGtcaa gTAAATACTAATCATCTTGAAATGAGGCTAAGGACAATAGAAGGACAGCCTGGTACTTTACAGATTTACGTCACTTCACAA ATGCATGCATGGCTTTCTTTCGCGTTATCAGATGTGCCGGAGAGACCTCATTTGGAGGAAGGTGAAGCTACTTTGACATATGTCTCATCTTTTATTGGAACCCTCCTAAAATGCAAATACAA AAAAGGAAGTGCAATTTTTCTAGGAGAGAATATATCAAGCATCATAATTCTCAGAGACATATTGACCAGGGAGgcaacaaaaagaaaaatcaaattaGATGTCTTCTGTG ATGTTTCTGATGGTAGTATATCCAGAGTAttggaattaatttttccacAATTAAATGCTGCTCATGACCTAATTACAAAAGTAAAGATTTTGAATGCTCTGGAGGAATGGGAGTTGAAGGAAAATCCTAAAGAAAATTTGTGCTCAGAGTATCAGGAATTGATACAGAAGGAATCAGAGATCAAATCCCAAATGGCAAAGGACAATGAAATATTGGAGAGGCTACACGCAGTAATTACAGATCTCTATGTTGATTGGGAAAGAGCGAAACGTTCTCGTAG
- the LOC139995218 gene encoding BBSome complex member BBS7 isoform X3: MTLPLSRTDYAAVGVTSKGTTKVFPATEHRQTQKFAVADHDGVLHVYGIKKGELQVSFKSLPGPRINKLVLGGTGHDKIYIAQGNTVKGYTKKGKLFLEFDTNLIDPISALYVLGPNLAACARDLYHRYHDCKDADSYLAGETLYDIVLLPTDGNFMFAILACGDCAIRVLHGTKTPAILRLPSVPTVLSLYRFLSFLNYFYITLFIFPKCLSSIFYREGDLESKERVLVGTIDGKVGLLILHGNKTLRITWLLNMTGSEVTSLDTYELQDGLDILIGRQDGTVEVYTFPEEDMLPFLRYRYNAKESISSVVGGIIGAAGYPEVLVTTYSGRIFGLTTKPPGLLEADQNDGLTKLKAEIEQLQEKLKEEKEAASFSVDPLAPLILSVNHRMILNREDASYSLSIELDTPIDNILIQSDTPIELLDVESNSAVVSLSTCNPREGNFVLATYRCQVNTNHLEMRLRTIEGQPGTLQIYVTSQVQPKCCRKISIPISALSLHVRQHEADNSETHVEGPFNELKLIGGFTVAEMHAWLSFALSDVPERPHLEEGEATLTYVSSFIGTLLKCKYKKGSAIFLGENISSIIILRDILTREATKRKIKLDVFCDVSDGSISRVLELIFPQLNAAHDLITKVKILNALEEWELKENPKENLCSEYQELIQKESEIKSQMAKDNEILERLHAVITDLYVDWERAKRSRRIGSKDVAEKLSAALKSRELVQVLQAFIDTSNTLPPSSSYKD; this comes from the exons ATGACTCTGCCATTGTCAAGGACAGACTATGCAGCTGTAGGTGTCACATCTAAGGGAACCACCAAGGTCTTCCCTGCCACAGAACACAGGCAAACTCAAAAATTTGCTGTTGCTGACCATGATGGCGTACTTCATGTCTATg gtATAAAGAAAGGAGAGCTACAAGTTTCATTTAAGTCCTTACCAGGACCAAGGATTAACAAATTAGTTCTTGGGGGTACTGGACATGATAAGATTTACATTGCACAAGGAAACACAGTGAAAGGGTACACCAAGAAAGGAAAATTGTTCTTGGAATTTGATACAAACCTTATAGATCCTATTTCAGCACT ATATGTGCTGGGTCCAAATTTGGCAGCATGTGCAAGAGATCTTTATCATAGATACCACGATTGTAAAGATGCTGATTCCTATTTAGCTGGTGAAACTTTATATGACATTGTCCTCCTACCTACCGATGGCAATTTCATGTTTGCTATACTAGCTTGTGGAGATTGTGCT ATACGAGTCCTTCATGGCACCAAAACCCCAGCAATCCTCAGACTTCCAAGTGTGCCCACAGTATTATCTCTCTATAGGTTTCTAAGTTTTctaaactatttttatattactttgttTATATTTCCCAAGTGTCTTTCAAGTATTTTTTATAGGGAAGGTGACCTTGAATCTAAAGAACGTGTTCTGGTTGGAACTATAGATGGCAAAGTGGGTTTGCTGATCCTTCACGGTAACAAAACACTGAGGATCACTTGGCTTTTGAATATGACAGGCTCAGAAGTCACTTCTTTAGATACTTATGAACTACAAGATGGTCTAGATATACTTATTGGCAGACAGGACGGTACCGTTGAAGTATATACTTTTCCTGAAGAAGATATGTTGCCATTTCTGCGCTATcgttat aatGCCAAGGAAAGCATCAGTTCAGTGGTAGGAGGAATAATTGGTGCAGCAGGATATCCTGAAGTATTAGTCACCACATATTCAGGACGAATATTTGGCTTGACTACTAAGCCTCCTGGACTACTAGAAGCTGATCAGAATGATGGTTTGACCAAGTTAAAGGCAGAGATAGAGCAATTACAGGAAAAGCTTAAGGAGGAAAAAGAAGCAGCTAGTTTTTCAGTTGATCCTTTAGCACCATTGATTCTATCTGTAAATCATAG AATGATTTTAAACAGAGAAGATGCATCATATTCCCTTTCCATAGAACTTGATACACCTATTGATAACATTTTGATACAATCAGATACTCCAATTGAATTATTGGATGTGGAAAGTAACAGTGCAGTAGTTAGTCTGTCTACTTGTAATCCTAGAGAAGGCAATTTTGTTCTTGCTACCTATCGTTGtcaa gTAAATACTAATCATCTTGAAATGAGGCTAAGGACAATAGAAGGACAGCCTGGTACTTTACAGATTTACGTCACTTCACAA GTACAACCAAAATGTTGTCGCAAAATATCAATACCCATATCTGCTCTTTCTCTTCATGTAAGACAACACGAAGCCGATAACTCGGAAACTCACGTTGAAGGACCCTTTAATGAACTGAAATTAATTGGAGGTTTTACTGTTGCagaa ATGCATGCATGGCTTTCTTTCGCGTTATCAGATGTGCCGGAGAGACCTCATTTGGAGGAAGGTGAAGCTACTTTGACATATGTCTCATCTTTTATTGGAACCCTCCTAAAATGCAAATACAA AAAAGGAAGTGCAATTTTTCTAGGAGAGAATATATCAAGCATCATAATTCTCAGAGACATATTGACCAGGGAGgcaacaaaaagaaaaatcaaattaGATGTCTTCTGTG ATGTTTCTGATGGTAGTATATCCAGAGTAttggaattaatttttccacAATTAAATGCTGCTCATGACCTAATTACAAAAGTAAAGATTTTGAATGCTCTGGAGGAATGGGAGTTGAAGGAAAATCCTAAAGAAAATTTGTGCTCAGAGTATCAGGAATTGATACAGAAGGAATCAGAGATCAAATCCCAAATGGCAAAGGACAATGAAATATTGGAGAGGCTACACGCAGTAATTACAGATCTCTATGTTGATTGGGAAAGAGCGAAACGTTCTCGTAG
- the LOC139995218 gene encoding BBSome complex member BBS7 isoform X4: MTLPLSRTDYAAVGVTSKGTTKVFPATEHRQTQKFAVADHDGVLHVYGIKKGELQVSFKSLPGPRINKLVLGGTGHDKIYIAQGNTVKGYTKKGKLFLEFDTNLIDPISALYVLGPNLAACARDLYHRYHDCKDADSYLAGETLYDIVLLPTDGNFMFAILACGDCAIRVLHGTKTPAILRLPSVPTVLSLYREGDLESKERVLVGTIDGKVGLLILHGNKTLRITWLLNMTGSEVTSLDTYELQDGLDILIGRQDGTVEVYTFPEEDMLPFLRYRYNAKESISSVVGGIIGAAGYPEVLVTTYSGRIFGLTTKPPGLLEADQNDGLTKLKAEIEQLQEKLKEEKEAASFSVDPLAPLILSVNHRMILNREDASYSLSIELDTPIDNILIQSDTPIELLDVESNSAVVSLSTCNPREGNFVLATYRCQVNTNHLEMRLRTIEGQPGTLQIYVTSQVQPKCCRKISIPISALSLHVRQHEADNSETHVEGPFNELKLIGGFTVAEMHAWLSFALSDVPERPHLEEGEATLTYVSSFIGTLLKCKYKKGSAIFLGENISSIIILRDILTREATKRKIKLDVFCDVSDGSISRVLELIFPQLNAAHDLITKVKILNALEEWELKENPKENLCSEYQELIQKESEIKSQMAKDNEILERLHAVITDLYVDWERAKRSRRIGSKDVAEKLSAALKSRELVQVLQAFIDTSNTLPPSSSYKD; the protein is encoded by the exons ATGACTCTGCCATTGTCAAGGACAGACTATGCAGCTGTAGGTGTCACATCTAAGGGAACCACCAAGGTCTTCCCTGCCACAGAACACAGGCAAACTCAAAAATTTGCTGTTGCTGACCATGATGGCGTACTTCATGTCTATg gtATAAAGAAAGGAGAGCTACAAGTTTCATTTAAGTCCTTACCAGGACCAAGGATTAACAAATTAGTTCTTGGGGGTACTGGACATGATAAGATTTACATTGCACAAGGAAACACAGTGAAAGGGTACACCAAGAAAGGAAAATTGTTCTTGGAATTTGATACAAACCTTATAGATCCTATTTCAGCACT ATATGTGCTGGGTCCAAATTTGGCAGCATGTGCAAGAGATCTTTATCATAGATACCACGATTGTAAAGATGCTGATTCCTATTTAGCTGGTGAAACTTTATATGACATTGTCCTCCTACCTACCGATGGCAATTTCATGTTTGCTATACTAGCTTGTGGAGATTGTGCT ATACGAGTCCTTCATGGCACCAAAACCCCAGCAATCCTCAGACTTCCAAGTGTGCCCACAGTATTATCTCTCTATAG GGAAGGTGACCTTGAATCTAAAGAACGTGTTCTGGTTGGAACTATAGATGGCAAAGTGGGTTTGCTGATCCTTCACGGTAACAAAACACTGAGGATCACTTGGCTTTTGAATATGACAGGCTCAGAAGTCACTTCTTTAGATACTTATGAACTACAAGATGGTCTAGATATACTTATTGGCAGACAGGACGGTACCGTTGAAGTATATACTTTTCCTGAAGAAGATATGTTGCCATTTCTGCGCTATcgttat aatGCCAAGGAAAGCATCAGTTCAGTGGTAGGAGGAATAATTGGTGCAGCAGGATATCCTGAAGTATTAGTCACCACATATTCAGGACGAATATTTGGCTTGACTACTAAGCCTCCTGGACTACTAGAAGCTGATCAGAATGATGGTTTGACCAAGTTAAAGGCAGAGATAGAGCAATTACAGGAAAAGCTTAAGGAGGAAAAAGAAGCAGCTAGTTTTTCAGTTGATCCTTTAGCACCATTGATTCTATCTGTAAATCATAG AATGATTTTAAACAGAGAAGATGCATCATATTCCCTTTCCATAGAACTTGATACACCTATTGATAACATTTTGATACAATCAGATACTCCAATTGAATTATTGGATGTGGAAAGTAACAGTGCAGTAGTTAGTCTGTCTACTTGTAATCCTAGAGAAGGCAATTTTGTTCTTGCTACCTATCGTTGtcaa gTAAATACTAATCATCTTGAAATGAGGCTAAGGACAATAGAAGGACAGCCTGGTACTTTACAGATTTACGTCACTTCACAA GTACAACCAAAATGTTGTCGCAAAATATCAATACCCATATCTGCTCTTTCTCTTCATGTAAGACAACACGAAGCCGATAACTCGGAAACTCACGTTGAAGGACCCTTTAATGAACTGAAATTAATTGGAGGTTTTACTGTTGCagaa ATGCATGCATGGCTTTCTTTCGCGTTATCAGATGTGCCGGAGAGACCTCATTTGGAGGAAGGTGAAGCTACTTTGACATATGTCTCATCTTTTATTGGAACCCTCCTAAAATGCAAATACAA AAAAGGAAGTGCAATTTTTCTAGGAGAGAATATATCAAGCATCATAATTCTCAGAGACATATTGACCAGGGAGgcaacaaaaagaaaaatcaaattaGATGTCTTCTGTG ATGTTTCTGATGGTAGTATATCCAGAGTAttggaattaatttttccacAATTAAATGCTGCTCATGACCTAATTACAAAAGTAAAGATTTTGAATGCTCTGGAGGAATGGGAGTTGAAGGAAAATCCTAAAGAAAATTTGTGCTCAGAGTATCAGGAATTGATACAGAAGGAATCAGAGATCAAATCCCAAATGGCAAAGGACAATGAAATATTGGAGAGGCTACACGCAGTAATTACAGATCTCTATGTTGATTGGGAAAGAGCGAAACGTTCTCGTAG
- the LOC139995218 gene encoding BBSome complex member BBS7 isoform X1, translating into MTLPLSRTDYAAVGVTSKGTTKVFPATEHRQTQKFAVADHDGVLHVYGIKKGELQVSFKSLPGPRINKLVLGGTGHDKIYIAQGNTVKGYTKKGKLFLEFDTNLIDPISALYVLGPNLAACARDLYHRYHDCKDADSYLAGETLYDIVLLPTDGNFMFAILACGDCAIRVLHGTKTPAILRLPSVPTVLSLYRFLSFLNYFYITLFIFPKCLSSIFYREGDLESKERVLVGTIDGKVGLLILHGNKTLRITWLLNMTGSEVTSLDTYELQDGLDILIGRQDGTVEVYTFPEEDMLPFLRYRYNAKESISSVVGGIIGAAGYPEVLVTTYSGRIFGLTTKPPGLLEADQNDGLTKLKAEIEQLQEKLKEEKEAASFSVDPLAPLILSVNHRMILNREDASYSLSIELDTPIDNILIQSDTPIELLDVESNSAVVSLSTCNPREGNFVLATYRCQVNTNHLEMRLRTIEGQPGTLQIYVTSQVQPKCCRKISIPISALSLHVRQHEADNSETHVEGPFNELKLIGGFTVAEMHAWLSFALSDVPERPHLEEGEATLTYVSSFIGTLLKCKYKKGSAIFLGENISSIIILRDILTREATKRKIKLDVFCGILYIHHNMSYYFLFKISSLIPYFCIDVSDGSISRVLELIFPQLNAAHDLITKVKILNALEEWELKENPKENLCSEYQELIQKESEIKSQMAKDNEILERLHAVITDLYVDWERAKRSRRIGSKDVAEKLSAALKSRELVQVLQAFIDTSNTLPPSSSYKD; encoded by the exons ATGACTCTGCCATTGTCAAGGACAGACTATGCAGCTGTAGGTGTCACATCTAAGGGAACCACCAAGGTCTTCCCTGCCACAGAACACAGGCAAACTCAAAAATTTGCTGTTGCTGACCATGATGGCGTACTTCATGTCTATg gtATAAAGAAAGGAGAGCTACAAGTTTCATTTAAGTCCTTACCAGGACCAAGGATTAACAAATTAGTTCTTGGGGGTACTGGACATGATAAGATTTACATTGCACAAGGAAACACAGTGAAAGGGTACACCAAGAAAGGAAAATTGTTCTTGGAATTTGATACAAACCTTATAGATCCTATTTCAGCACT ATATGTGCTGGGTCCAAATTTGGCAGCATGTGCAAGAGATCTTTATCATAGATACCACGATTGTAAAGATGCTGATTCCTATTTAGCTGGTGAAACTTTATATGACATTGTCCTCCTACCTACCGATGGCAATTTCATGTTTGCTATACTAGCTTGTGGAGATTGTGCT ATACGAGTCCTTCATGGCACCAAAACCCCAGCAATCCTCAGACTTCCAAGTGTGCCCACAGTATTATCTCTCTATAGGTTTCTAAGTTTTctaaactatttttatattactttgttTATATTTCCCAAGTGTCTTTCAAGTATTTTTTATAGGGAAGGTGACCTTGAATCTAAAGAACGTGTTCTGGTTGGAACTATAGATGGCAAAGTGGGTTTGCTGATCCTTCACGGTAACAAAACACTGAGGATCACTTGGCTTTTGAATATGACAGGCTCAGAAGTCACTTCTTTAGATACTTATGAACTACAAGATGGTCTAGATATACTTATTGGCAGACAGGACGGTACCGTTGAAGTATATACTTTTCCTGAAGAAGATATGTTGCCATTTCTGCGCTATcgttat aatGCCAAGGAAAGCATCAGTTCAGTGGTAGGAGGAATAATTGGTGCAGCAGGATATCCTGAAGTATTAGTCACCACATATTCAGGACGAATATTTGGCTTGACTACTAAGCCTCCTGGACTACTAGAAGCTGATCAGAATGATGGTTTGACCAAGTTAAAGGCAGAGATAGAGCAATTACAGGAAAAGCTTAAGGAGGAAAAAGAAGCAGCTAGTTTTTCAGTTGATCCTTTAGCACCATTGATTCTATCTGTAAATCATAG AATGATTTTAAACAGAGAAGATGCATCATATTCCCTTTCCATAGAACTTGATACACCTATTGATAACATTTTGATACAATCAGATACTCCAATTGAATTATTGGATGTGGAAAGTAACAGTGCAGTAGTTAGTCTGTCTACTTGTAATCCTAGAGAAGGCAATTTTGTTCTTGCTACCTATCGTTGtcaa gTAAATACTAATCATCTTGAAATGAGGCTAAGGACAATAGAAGGACAGCCTGGTACTTTACAGATTTACGTCACTTCACAA GTACAACCAAAATGTTGTCGCAAAATATCAATACCCATATCTGCTCTTTCTCTTCATGTAAGACAACACGAAGCCGATAACTCGGAAACTCACGTTGAAGGACCCTTTAATGAACTGAAATTAATTGGAGGTTTTACTGTTGCagaa ATGCATGCATGGCTTTCTTTCGCGTTATCAGATGTGCCGGAGAGACCTCATTTGGAGGAAGGTGAAGCTACTTTGACATATGTCTCATCTTTTATTGGAACCCTCCTAAAATGCAAATACAA AAAAGGAAGTGCAATTTTTCTAGGAGAGAATATATCAAGCATCATAATTCTCAGAGACATATTGACCAGGGAGgcaacaaaaagaaaaatcaaattaGATGTCTTCTGTGGTATATTATACATCCATCACAATATGAGTTACTATTTCCTTTTTAAGATTTCTTCtcttattccgtatttctgcATAGATGTTTCTGATGGTAGTATATCCAGAGTAttggaattaatttttccacAATTAAATGCTGCTCATGACCTAATTACAAAAGTAAAGATTTTGAATGCTCTGGAGGAATGGGAGTTGAAGGAAAATCCTAAAGAAAATTTGTGCTCAGAGTATCAGGAATTGATACAGAAGGAATCAGAGATCAAATCCCAAATGGCAAAGGACAATGAAATATTGGAGAGGCTACACGCAGTAATTACAGATCTCTATGTTGATTGGGAAAGAGCGAAACGTTCTCGTAG
- the LOC139995218 gene encoding BBSome complex member BBS7 isoform X2, which yields MTLPLSRTDYAAVGVTSKGTTKVFPATEHRQTQKFAVADHDGVLHVYGIKKGELQVSFKSLPGPRINKLVLGGTGHDKIYIAQGNTVKGYTKKGKLFLEFDTNLIDPISALYVLGPNLAACARDLYHRYHDCKDADSYLAGETLYDIVLLPTDGNFMFAILACGDCAIRVLHGTKTPAILRLPSVPTVLSLYREGDLESKERVLVGTIDGKVGLLILHGNKTLRITWLLNMTGSEVTSLDTYELQDGLDILIGRQDGTVEVYTFPEEDMLPFLRYRYNAKESISSVVGGIIGAAGYPEVLVTTYSGRIFGLTTKPPGLLEADQNDGLTKLKAEIEQLQEKLKEEKEAASFSVDPLAPLILSVNHRMILNREDASYSLSIELDTPIDNILIQSDTPIELLDVESNSAVVSLSTCNPREGNFVLATYRCQVNTNHLEMRLRTIEGQPGTLQIYVTSQVQPKCCRKISIPISALSLHVRQHEADNSETHVEGPFNELKLIGGFTVAEMHAWLSFALSDVPERPHLEEGEATLTYVSSFIGTLLKCKYKKGSAIFLGENISSIIILRDILTREATKRKIKLDVFCGILYIHHNMSYYFLFKISSLIPYFCIDVSDGSISRVLELIFPQLNAAHDLITKVKILNALEEWELKENPKENLCSEYQELIQKESEIKSQMAKDNEILERLHAVITDLYVDWERAKRSRRIGSKDVAEKLSAALKSRELVQVLQAFIDTSNTLPPSSSYKD from the exons ATGACTCTGCCATTGTCAAGGACAGACTATGCAGCTGTAGGTGTCACATCTAAGGGAACCACCAAGGTCTTCCCTGCCACAGAACACAGGCAAACTCAAAAATTTGCTGTTGCTGACCATGATGGCGTACTTCATGTCTATg gtATAAAGAAAGGAGAGCTACAAGTTTCATTTAAGTCCTTACCAGGACCAAGGATTAACAAATTAGTTCTTGGGGGTACTGGACATGATAAGATTTACATTGCACAAGGAAACACAGTGAAAGGGTACACCAAGAAAGGAAAATTGTTCTTGGAATTTGATACAAACCTTATAGATCCTATTTCAGCACT ATATGTGCTGGGTCCAAATTTGGCAGCATGTGCAAGAGATCTTTATCATAGATACCACGATTGTAAAGATGCTGATTCCTATTTAGCTGGTGAAACTTTATATGACATTGTCCTCCTACCTACCGATGGCAATTTCATGTTTGCTATACTAGCTTGTGGAGATTGTGCT ATACGAGTCCTTCATGGCACCAAAACCCCAGCAATCCTCAGACTTCCAAGTGTGCCCACAGTATTATCTCTCTATAG GGAAGGTGACCTTGAATCTAAAGAACGTGTTCTGGTTGGAACTATAGATGGCAAAGTGGGTTTGCTGATCCTTCACGGTAACAAAACACTGAGGATCACTTGGCTTTTGAATATGACAGGCTCAGAAGTCACTTCTTTAGATACTTATGAACTACAAGATGGTCTAGATATACTTATTGGCAGACAGGACGGTACCGTTGAAGTATATACTTTTCCTGAAGAAGATATGTTGCCATTTCTGCGCTATcgttat aatGCCAAGGAAAGCATCAGTTCAGTGGTAGGAGGAATAATTGGTGCAGCAGGATATCCTGAAGTATTAGTCACCACATATTCAGGACGAATATTTGGCTTGACTACTAAGCCTCCTGGACTACTAGAAGCTGATCAGAATGATGGTTTGACCAAGTTAAAGGCAGAGATAGAGCAATTACAGGAAAAGCTTAAGGAGGAAAAAGAAGCAGCTAGTTTTTCAGTTGATCCTTTAGCACCATTGATTCTATCTGTAAATCATAG AATGATTTTAAACAGAGAAGATGCATCATATTCCCTTTCCATAGAACTTGATACACCTATTGATAACATTTTGATACAATCAGATACTCCAATTGAATTATTGGATGTGGAAAGTAACAGTGCAGTAGTTAGTCTGTCTACTTGTAATCCTAGAGAAGGCAATTTTGTTCTTGCTACCTATCGTTGtcaa gTAAATACTAATCATCTTGAAATGAGGCTAAGGACAATAGAAGGACAGCCTGGTACTTTACAGATTTACGTCACTTCACAA GTACAACCAAAATGTTGTCGCAAAATATCAATACCCATATCTGCTCTTTCTCTTCATGTAAGACAACACGAAGCCGATAACTCGGAAACTCACGTTGAAGGACCCTTTAATGAACTGAAATTAATTGGAGGTTTTACTGTTGCagaa ATGCATGCATGGCTTTCTTTCGCGTTATCAGATGTGCCGGAGAGACCTCATTTGGAGGAAGGTGAAGCTACTTTGACATATGTCTCATCTTTTATTGGAACCCTCCTAAAATGCAAATACAA AAAAGGAAGTGCAATTTTTCTAGGAGAGAATATATCAAGCATCATAATTCTCAGAGACATATTGACCAGGGAGgcaacaaaaagaaaaatcaaattaGATGTCTTCTGTGGTATATTATACATCCATCACAATATGAGTTACTATTTCCTTTTTAAGATTTCTTCtcttattccgtatttctgcATAGATGTTTCTGATGGTAGTATATCCAGAGTAttggaattaatttttccacAATTAAATGCTGCTCATGACCTAATTACAAAAGTAAAGATTTTGAATGCTCTGGAGGAATGGGAGTTGAAGGAAAATCCTAAAGAAAATTTGTGCTCAGAGTATCAGGAATTGATACAGAAGGAATCAGAGATCAAATCCCAAATGGCAAAGGACAATGAAATATTGGAGAGGCTACACGCAGTAATTACAGATCTCTATGTTGATTGGGAAAGAGCGAAACGTTCTCGTAG